Proteins encoded within one genomic window of uncultured Draconibacterium sp.:
- a CDS encoding citrate (Si)-synthase produces MEYIKYRFYQKANKCAKEFQRLKKDHADVVLGEVKLGQVLTGMKGIPLLVTDTSKLDPEEGIRFKGYTIPELQQKLPKINPDGEPIPEGLLYLMLIGEIPTQEDALNLSRDLATRAHVPQHTFDVIDSMPKTSKPMTQFSAAILSMATESTFQKAYRAGVNKKYFWDATYEDVMNLIARLPRVAAYIYRRQFFNSDHIEPNPRLDWAGNLAHMMGYDSEDIRRLFRLYMIIHADHEGGNVSAHTAHLVGSALSNPYYCYSAAMNGLAGPLHGLANQDVIFWIFEMIEELDTDTPTDEQVAEYCKKTLENGRVIPGYGHAVLRKTDPRFTAQQEFANKYIKDDKMINLANQLYRVVPPILGSVGKIKNPWPNVDAYSGSLLYHYGIKEYTFYTVMFGVSRALGVLASLVNDRIYGMPIERPTSHPLSWFKEQAEGKGSDC; encoded by the coding sequence ATGGAATACATTAAGTACAGATTTTACCAGAAAGCGAATAAATGCGCTAAGGAGTTCCAGAGACTCAAAAAAGATCATGCCGATGTGGTACTGGGTGAAGTAAAACTCGGGCAAGTATTAACAGGAATGAAAGGTATACCTCTTTTGGTTACCGACACATCAAAACTCGACCCCGAAGAAGGTATCCGTTTCAAAGGATACACCATTCCTGAGTTACAGCAAAAGCTGCCAAAAATAAATCCGGATGGCGAACCAATTCCTGAAGGACTGCTTTACCTGATGCTGATCGGTGAGATTCCAACACAGGAAGATGCCTTGAACCTGTCGAGAGACCTGGCAACACGTGCTCACGTGCCGCAACATACTTTCGATGTGATTGATTCGATGCCAAAAACATCAAAACCAATGACACAGTTCAGTGCTGCGATTCTATCGATGGCTACCGAGTCAACGTTCCAGAAAGCATACCGCGCCGGTGTAAATAAAAAATATTTCTGGGATGCCACTTACGAAGACGTAATGAACCTGATTGCACGTTTACCGCGTGTGGCAGCCTACATTTACCGTCGTCAGTTCTTTAACAGCGACCACATTGAGCCAAACCCACGTTTAGACTGGGCCGGAAACCTGGCACACATGATGGGTTACGACTCGGAAGATATTCGTCGTTTGTTCCGCCTGTATATGATCATCCACGCCGACCACGAAGGTGGAAACGTATCGGCACACACAGCGCACCTGGTAGGTTCTGCTTTAAGTAATCCATATTACTGCTATTCGGCAGCTATGAACGGACTGGCCGGACCATTACACGGATTAGCTAACCAGGACGTTATTTTCTGGATTTTTGAAATGATAGAAGAACTGGATACCGACACACCTACCGACGAGCAGGTGGCTGAATATTGTAAAAAGACTTTAGAGAACGGTCGTGTAATTCCGGGTTACGGACACGCTGTATTACGTAAAACCGACCCACGTTTTACCGCACAACAGGAATTTGCCAACAAGTATATCAAAGACGATAAAATGATTAACCTGGCTAACCAGTTGTACCGCGTAGTTCCTCCAATTCTGGGTTCTGTTGGAAAGATCAAAAATCCATGGCCAAACGTTGATGCTTACAGCGGATCGTTGCTGTACCACTACGGAATTAAGGAATACACTTTCTATACCGTTATGTTTGGTGTATCGCGTGCATTAGGAGTACTGGCATCGTTGGTGAACGACCGTATTTACGGTATGCCGATCGAGCGCCCAACTTCGCACCCGTTAAGCTGGTTTAAAGAACAAGCTGAAGGAAAAGGATCAGATTGCTAA
- a CDS encoding nucleoside triphosphate pyrophosphohydrolase codes for MDYNKYITFETEQRNESEVGNKSIGFYGIKRELLPKYVILNSALFELWKKKSKDAIEILDDVVLQINHYLANKNVILRSSASNEDFEQRGYYESSRGNIEPHEIKEEILKLWTQNYPLLKENSENHFSVIIQIYIVPKLLGHLSNERRLSKSKNKWYYEILNNETTVKESNHFTVKGTDYQDLKYSCRNKLELINVLKGIASLEQNERIHYEWVWDGLRIWVVQKDIENTVDNDEEPGSIWKIKGKLTKRGNRKLNILKTIYESTKSWKKVDCVKTFNQIDLPTGEVYIIENKDNLEKILNKNFCQNLIDDLEWLLSSPIVIRIDLINNLKHTFLLPRTETLFKVDDVKKFLHENTANLEKQGVDLDNICFLLHRFIISKSCALAYSKPKLPRTRIDSTWGIVDGLYYHPHDSFEYNSSNKKIRRKIRCKTEYLDIDETGGWISKKSNDKYDWRDSLTINEIEKISYYNEKLASYLDMPVTVMYFVGVFPETGYSEILPWFYTTEEIPESSEKFSEIIFAEKKIIISTQDDFENIKNRLLDNQSKGKITIQLKLRPSLLRDRDILEEIGAFSKSNNVPIELEGSILSHPYYILKKCGAIVKPRDIFAPEYPKQDFYKLVRDKIPILIKSKGEHVKAIKINSFQTLELIKQKLIEEAYECFWENDTDHIIEELADIYELLRGAANIFDITIDEISRIADKKKEKRGGFDESVFLIETKEESLIEVKNQDMKDNVIALENVSNEEDKESFIPSHKESSFSSKDSTLSVPYVPALIDSSTKKRIERISINSKEEYKITFKTRNIEIQKVNRKNEEDENQLKLDL; via the coding sequence ATGGACTACAATAAATACATAACGTTTGAAACTGAGCAAAGAAATGAATCTGAAGTTGGCAATAAATCAATTGGATTTTATGGAATAAAGCGTGAATTATTGCCTAAATATGTAATACTAAATTCTGCGTTATTCGAATTATGGAAAAAAAAATCAAAAGATGCAATTGAAATTCTTGATGATGTCGTTCTTCAAATAAATCATTATTTAGCTAACAAAAATGTTATTTTACGCTCATCTGCCTCAAACGAAGATTTTGAACAAAGAGGTTATTATGAGAGTAGCCGGGGTAATATAGAACCACATGAAATAAAAGAAGAAATATTAAAATTGTGGACACAAAATTATCCCCTATTAAAAGAAAATTCTGAAAATCACTTTTCTGTAATCATCCAAATATATATTGTCCCCAAGTTATTAGGTCATCTTTCAAATGAAAGACGATTATCCAAATCTAAAAATAAATGGTATTATGAAATCCTGAATAACGAGACTACAGTTAAGGAAAGTAATCATTTTACAGTAAAAGGAACTGATTATCAGGATTTAAAGTATAGTTGTAGAAATAAGCTTGAATTAATTAATGTCTTAAAGGGAATAGCCTCTTTAGAACAGAATGAGCGAATTCATTATGAATGGGTATGGGATGGTTTGCGAATATGGGTAGTTCAAAAAGATATAGAAAACACGGTAGATAATGATGAAGAACCTGGTTCAATTTGGAAAATTAAGGGAAAACTAACAAAAAGAGGAAATAGAAAACTCAACATATTAAAGACTATTTATGAATCAACAAAAAGTTGGAAGAAAGTCGATTGTGTAAAGACTTTTAACCAAATAGATTTACCGACTGGTGAAGTCTACATTATTGAAAATAAAGACAATTTAGAAAAAATATTAAACAAAAATTTTTGTCAAAACCTTATTGACGATTTAGAATGGTTATTGTCTTCTCCAATAGTTATTAGAATTGATTTAATAAATAACTTAAAACACACGTTTTTACTTCCTAGAACGGAAACATTATTTAAAGTCGACGATGTAAAGAAGTTTCTTCATGAAAATACAGCCAATCTTGAAAAACAAGGTGTTGATTTAGATAACATATGTTTCTTACTCCATCGCTTTATTATTTCGAAATCTTGTGCTTTGGCATATTCAAAACCCAAATTGCCTAGAACAAGGATTGATTCGACATGGGGTATAGTAGATGGCCTATATTACCATCCACATGATTCTTTTGAATACAATTCTAGTAATAAAAAGATTAGGAGGAAAATTCGATGTAAAACAGAATATCTAGACATTGATGAAACAGGAGGTTGGATTTCAAAAAAATCTAATGATAAGTATGATTGGCGGGATTCATTAACTATTAACGAGATTGAAAAAATATCTTATTATAATGAAAAATTGGCTTCTTATCTAGATATGCCTGTAACGGTAATGTATTTTGTTGGTGTATTTCCAGAGACAGGATATTCGGAGATTCTACCATGGTTTTATACTACTGAAGAAATTCCAGAGTCTAGTGAAAAGTTTTCAGAAATCATTTTTGCAGAGAAAAAAATTATTATTTCTACACAAGATGATTTTGAAAACATCAAAAATAGACTATTGGATAATCAATCAAAGGGGAAAATTACAATACAGCTAAAGCTTAGGCCTAGCTTACTAAGAGATAGAGATATTTTAGAAGAAATAGGAGCTTTTTCAAAAAGTAATAATGTGCCAATTGAATTAGAAGGTAGTATATTATCTCATCCTTATTATATATTAAAAAAATGTGGCGCAATTGTAAAACCTCGAGATATCTTTGCTCCGGAATATCCTAAACAAGACTTCTATAAGTTAGTAAGAGACAAAATCCCTATATTAATAAAATCTAAAGGGGAGCATGTAAAAGCAATTAAAATTAACTCATTTCAAACATTAGAATTAATTAAGCAAAAGCTAATTGAAGAGGCGTATGAATGTTTTTGGGAAAATGATACCGACCATATTATCGAAGAGCTAGCAGATATATATGAATTATTGAGGGGGGCTGCCAATATTTTTGATATAACTATAGATGAGATTTCGAGAATAGCTGATAAAAAGAAAGAAAAAAGAGGAGGTTTTGATGAAAGTGTATTTCTTATCGAAACAAAAGAAGAATCTTTAATTGAAGTTAAAAATCAGGATATGAAAGATAATGTCATTGCTCTCGAAAACGTATCAAATGAAGAAGACAAAGAAAGTTTTATACCTAGCCATAAAGAAAGTTCTTTTTCAAGTAAAGATAGTACTCTATCAGTTCCGTATGTACCCGCATTAATTGACTCGTCAACAAAAAAAAGAATCGAACGGATTTCCATAAATTCCAAAGAGGAATATAAAATAACTTTTAAAACTCGAAACATTGAAATCCAGAAAGTAAATAGAAAGAATGAAGAGGATGAGAATCAGCTTAAACTAGATCTCTAG
- a CDS encoding redoxin family protein, with translation MNYLNKSAIILTLLLFSTLTLFSQEITEENYLKADKEIWDEYELKMDNLSKIFELHPDKKDSLLAVANELEANTDKKNREAAIKYAAVPSGLKRLYMLRLNIPKDTLRYVFNSLPEEMQKSEYGKSILSHIKSNQIEEGDKYYNFKATDSDGNEFTLANLKGKNVLLLYGGLSCVQEEGRDFLNTYSSTVDKQKFSVVVFYSCANLEELRQLGSEYDLDFIFISDFLGDHSPFKIRYGAQATPTCFFIDEEGTVIIKSTGLPEIELNKLKSKLI, from the coding sequence ATGAACTATCTAAATAAAAGTGCAATCATTCTAACCTTACTTCTATTTTCAACACTCACTTTATTTTCTCAGGAAATAACTGAAGAAAATTACCTTAAAGCCGACAAAGAAATTTGGGATGAATACGAGCTGAAAATGGATAATCTGTCCAAAATATTTGAATTGCATCCGGATAAAAAAGATAGCCTGTTAGCCGTTGCAAATGAGTTAGAAGCTAATACAGATAAAAAAAACCGGGAAGCGGCAATCAAATATGCTGCTGTTCCAAGCGGGCTTAAACGTTTATACATGCTAAGGTTAAATATTCCAAAAGATACTTTGCGTTATGTATTTAACAGCTTACCTGAAGAGATGCAAAAATCTGAGTATGGTAAAAGTATTCTCAGTCATATTAAAAGCAATCAGATTGAAGAAGGGGATAAGTATTATAATTTTAAGGCAACAGATTCTGATGGCAACGAATTTACATTGGCTAATTTAAAAGGAAAGAATGTTTTATTGTTATATGGTGGATTAAGCTGTGTGCAGGAAGAAGGTCGCGATTTTTTGAATACCTATAGTTCAACAGTAGATAAGCAAAAATTTAGTGTTGTTGTTTTTTATTCGTGTGCCAATTTAGAAGAATTGAGACAATTAGGTTCTGAATATGACTTAGATTTTATTTTCATATCGGATTTCTTAGGCGATCACAGTCCATTTAAAATTCGGTATGGGGCACAAGCTACTCCAACCTGCTTTTTTATCGATGAAGAAGGAACAGTTATTATTAAATCGACCGGATTACCTGAAATAGAATTGAATAAACTGAAAAGTAAATTAATATAA
- a CDS encoding methyltransferase domain-containing protein, with amino-acid sequence MKATHTTHLNRITGYGRENIPNLFFKMMSFAMKISDVFVGQSERNFSRLSIKEGQIVVDYGCGPARYIKDASEKVGPKGKVFAIDIHPLAISNVNRKIEKHGLTNVEAIQADGYSSALPNRIADVVYALDMFHMIEQPTELIRELARIVLFHGIIVIEDGHQPRELTIEKIKDSGLLCICRENKHHVICKLKEAKCLPPT; translated from the coding sequence ATGAAAGCTACACACACAACACACCTTAACAGAATTACCGGCTACGGCCGCGAAAATATTCCCAACCTGTTTTTCAAAATGATGAGTTTTGCCATGAAGATCAGCGATGTATTTGTCGGGCAATCGGAGCGAAACTTCAGTCGACTATCGATAAAAGAGGGGCAAATTGTGGTTGATTACGGCTGCGGGCCGGCACGCTATATAAAAGATGCCTCGGAGAAAGTTGGCCCCAAGGGAAAAGTCTTTGCAATTGATATTCACCCGCTGGCTATTAGCAATGTAAATCGTAAAATCGAAAAACACGGACTAACCAATGTGGAAGCTATTCAGGCCGATGGTTATTCAAGCGCCCTGCCCAACCGCATTGCCGATGTAGTTTACGCCCTCGATATGTTTCATATGATCGAACAACCCACAGAGCTGATCCGCGAACTGGCACGCATCGTCCTGTTTCACGGAATAATCGTTATTGAAGACGGGCATCAGCCACGCGAACTTACCATTGAAAAGATTAAAGATTCGGGGCTTTTGTGCATTTGCAGGGAAAACAAACACCACGTGATTTGCAAGCTGAAAGAGGCTAAATGTTTACCTCCTACGTAA
- a CDS encoding FAD/NAD(P)-binding oxidoreductase, translating to MKVVVLGAGISGHTAAAFLKKKLGKKHDVIVVSPSQYYQWIPSNIWVGVGRMNIEQVRFKLQKVYKRWGIEFHQAKATTIHPEGDSASNTAFVDIEYTSENKRGETGKVEYDYLVNATGPKLNFGGTEGLGPGKNTVSVCSYDHAAHAWEELEKSIEKMKKGEKQRFLIGTGHAMATCQGAAFEYALNIAFELKRRKLLHLAEITWISNEYEVGDFGMGGAFVKRGGYVTSTKVFTESVFAENNINWIKRAGVYKVDPGKAYYETLDGEEKSIEFDFAMLIPGFSGQPFKAFDKQGDDITAKVFAPNGFMKVDADYTPKPFEEWSINDWPQTYQSPAYANMYATGIAFAPPHSISKPMKSPGGRAIFPAPPRTGMPSGVIGKIVAENIAEGIKKGTFEHKHTANMGRMGAACIVSAGYSSTKGLGATMTVSPVVPDWEKYPEWGRNINSTVGEIGTAGHWIKLFLHYMFLHKAKGYPFWWLLPE from the coding sequence ATGAAGGTAGTCGTTCTCGGTGCCGGAATCTCCGGACATACCGCTGCAGCTTTTCTCAAGAAAAAATTAGGCAAAAAACACGACGTTATAGTTGTATCTCCAAGCCAGTATTACCAATGGATACCCTCCAATATCTGGGTAGGCGTTGGTCGCATGAACATCGAACAGGTGCGTTTCAAATTACAAAAGGTATACAAACGCTGGGGCATCGAATTCCATCAGGCCAAAGCAACAACCATTCATCCTGAAGGCGATTCCGCATCGAACACCGCTTTTGTCGACATTGAATACACCTCGGAAAACAAACGAGGCGAAACAGGAAAAGTGGAGTACGATTACCTGGTAAACGCCACCGGGCCAAAACTCAACTTTGGAGGAACGGAAGGACTCGGTCCGGGGAAGAATACGGTTTCGGTATGTTCGTACGATCATGCTGCCCACGCCTGGGAGGAGCTGGAGAAAAGCATCGAAAAAATGAAGAAAGGCGAAAAACAGCGTTTCCTCATCGGTACAGGTCATGCCATGGCAACCTGCCAGGGAGCAGCTTTTGAATATGCGCTTAATATTGCTTTCGAACTGAAACGTCGCAAATTGTTACACCTGGCCGAAATCACCTGGATATCGAACGAATACGAGGTGGGCGATTTTGGTATGGGAGGTGCTTTTGTAAAACGTGGTGGTTATGTTACGTCTACCAAAGTTTTCACCGAATCGGTATTTGCCGAGAACAATATTAACTGGATAAAACGCGCCGGTGTTTATAAAGTCGATCCGGGGAAAGCGTATTACGAAACCCTCGACGGCGAGGAAAAAAGCATTGAGTTCGACTTTGCCATGTTGATCCCCGGTTTCTCGGGCCAGCCTTTTAAAGCCTTCGACAAACAGGGCGATGACATTACCGCAAAAGTTTTTGCTCCCAACGGATTTATGAAAGTGGATGCCGATTATACGCCAAAACCTTTTGAGGAATGGAGCATTAACGACTGGCCGCAAACTTATCAGAGTCCGGCCTACGCAAATATGTATGCCACAGGTATTGCTTTTGCACCACCTCACTCCATTTCAAAACCGATGAAGAGCCCGGGCGGTCGTGCTATTTTCCCGGCCCCGCCGCGTACCGGAATGCCATCAGGTGTTATCGGAAAGATCGTTGCAGAGAATATTGCCGAAGGAATTAAAAAAGGAACGTTCGAGCACAAACACACGGCCAATATGGGACGTATGGGAGCTGCCTGTATTGTTTCGGCCGGTTACAGTTCAACCAAAGGTCTGGGTGCTACCATGACGGTATCGCCGGTGGTTCCCGACTGGGAGAAATACCCGGAATGGGGCCGCAACATCAATTCAACGGTTGGCGAGATCGGTACAGCCGGCCACTGGATAAAACTCTTCCTGCACTACATGTTTCTGCACAAAGCCAAAGGTTATCCATTCTGGTGGTTGTTGCCGGAATAA